CATCTAGTTTCTTTGAGTCGACGTCATAGAACCGTTCAAGCTGCCTAGCTTCTACCGGGGTATTGGCAATGATCCGTGAACATGTGCGCAGGAGGTGTTCTTCGGCCACCTTACGGTTGCCAGGTTCGGCGATGCCGGATTCAGCTTCTTTAGCCGCGGCTGAGGTGTGCATGGAGACAGCCAGTGGAACAGACCAAAGATTTGCTAGTTGAAGCCCTGTCATGCCCGAGAGCCAGTAATGGGCATGTACGATATCGAACTTCAGCCCTTGCATCTGTTTGGATACAGCGAGAACAGCTGCGTCAATAATTTGAGGTAGCTCTTCTTTCTCTAAATCTCGATTGGCCGCAATCTGAACTTCGTGCATCCAGACACCTTCACCGACCTGCAGAGAATGAGATTCCTCCGCTGTGCGCGTGATCATGTGTACTTCGTGGCCTAAAGCGCCCAGAGCAAAGGATAGGTTTTGGATGTAGACATTCATACCGCCGGCGTCGCCTGAGCCTGGTTGCTGCATGGGAGAGGTATGCAGGGAAAGCATCGCTACGCGCATGTTGATGGCTCCAGAAAAGATTGGGACGAAGTGCTACTTGGGAAGAATGTCCAGAGTTGATGCTATCAAGAAGAAAGATCAAGCATTTTAGTGTTCGCCTGGCTCCAACGCTCGACCATACTCGTGCCACCGTGTGCGTCGCCTTCGCAGATTATCAATTCAGAGCCGGGCCACCTTTGGTGGAGGTTCCACGCGGTGGACGCTGGACTGGATACGTCGTTCCTCCCATGAATGAAAATGGCAGGCAGATGTTTGACGCGATCTACTAACTCCAAAATCGGTGGTTGACTGAATCCCGCGTGGGCCCAAAAGTGCGTCGTGAGGCGAGTCATGCAGTGGCGGAATGTTGGATCACTCCACCGGGGATCTCGAATCACTTCTTGGGCACCGAGCGAAATATGCGTGTCTTCCCAGAGCGCCCATTCGAGTGAAGCGTCATCGCGGAGCTGGGCATCGGGGCAAGAGAGCAACAATGAATACGCGTCAACCAAAGACAGATTGCCTGAGTCGTACTCAGGAACATAAGCCCGAGCAAAACTAGACAGGCGTTCCCATGCTTCAGGGAAGATTCGACCCACCGATTCGGTAATCCATTGCACTTCTTCTCGACTCGTAGTGGTTACCGCGAAGAGGACGATACCGCGAACGCGCTCTGGGTGGGCCTGAGCGTAGGCCAAGGCGAGAGTAGAACCCCATGAAACCCCATTGAGAATCCATCGCTCGATTCCCCTGTCTTTTCGCAAGACCTCGATATCTTCGACGAGTTTCTGCGTCGTGAAATGCTCGGCAGGTACGTTTGGATCGGAAGCCGAGGGTGAAGAGCGTCCGCAGCCTCGTTGCTCGAAGCCGATGAGCCGGGTCCTAGAAAGATCCCAGCGGTGACGATAGCCGGAACTGCCCAAGGTTCCGCCGGGACCTCCGTGAAGATGCAGTGCAGGAATACCGTCAGGGGAGCCGAATTCTTCCCAGTACAGACGATGACCATCATCGACAGGAAGAAATCCGTGCTCAATGGAGCCGCTGAGCTGATCTGAGGTACCCATAGTTGAAGCCTATGTCGGCAGGAAGAGAAAGAGTGAATTTGTAGTCACTGACAAAAAGAAATTCCCGGTTGACCGAAGTCAACCGGGAATTCTACCTGTGCGCGAAAGGGGACTTGAACCCCTACCCTCTTATCGAGGACTAGCACCTCAAGCTAGCGCGTCTACCTATTCCGCCACCCGCGCAGGTTACTCGTTGTTCGCGTTGTTATCGCTGGCAACGAAGTAAAACTTTACCATCCCTTTTGAGTGAATTCCAATCGGGAGGTTGTGGGTCAGCGAAGTTGAAAAGCCCCGGAATTCCGCGGGAATATCGGGCTTGAGTAGGAATTTAAGGGAAGAAAATCAAAAATCAGTGTCAAGGGTCACATGAATTTTGAATAATTCCCTAGTGAAGGCGTGGTTTCGAGGGTTCCTGTCGCGCGTTCTCCTCTGCAGCTCTTCGAGCCAATTCTTCTGCGCCGAGAATCTCATTGAAGATGTCGCCATTGGGTTCCAGGGCTCTGCCGGCCGCCAGATCAGGAAGCATTACCGGTGCGAAACCAATTCTTTGGATCAAGGATGCCACCAGTTCTGCGTCATCATGATGGTTCGTTGCGAAAGCTAGTGCGCGCTGGGAGGCGGACTTTGATGCTCTGTCGGCATCCAAATCCCAATGACTTATGTGATTAAGTGCCTTGGCCACGCGAGATCCATTGAAGTGTTCTGCAATGGCCTCAGAGCTGGAAAGTCCCTTTTCCAGTGCATTTTCGAGCCAGTTCGGCAGTGGTTCGTCTTCCCACCGGTTAGTTGCGTCGATCAGTAGAACACCATCCACAGAATCGATATCAACTTCGTCTAGGTCTTCTTGAGGCACCATGAGAACTACTAAATCGACATCTCGGGCGATATCTGTTGCCTCTACTGCGATGGCTTGCGGTGCATATTGAGCCAGATGGTATTTCATGTGACGGGCCGGTCTGGACCCAGCAATATTTACTTCAATGCCGGCGGACGCCGCTGCCCTTGCCAGGGCGGTACCTGCACGACCTGCCCCGAGTATGCCAATTTTGCCGATGTTCATGAAACCAGCGTAAACGCCAAAGCCGCCACCTCTTGCACGTAATGCACATGAGGTAGCGGCTCTGAGTTCACTTCAGTATTAACCAGCCCACAACGGGGATAGTGACTTATATAGCTGCTGCACACCGAGAATGATAAACAAGACTGCGGTAATCGCTAGCGCCGTGTTCGTGTGCCAACGGTTGGCCCATTGCTTAGGGATTCGTTTTCCATTGAGCAGGCCGAGCAAAGTGACTGCAAGGAATGGCATGAACAGTGCACCAAGCACTCCATAGGCCAGAATCAGAGCGATGGGC
The nucleotide sequence above comes from Glutamicibacter sp. B1. Encoded proteins:
- a CDS encoding alpha/beta fold hydrolase — its product is MGTSDQLSGSIEHGFLPVDDGHRLYWEEFGSPDGIPALHLHGGPGGTLGSSGYRHRWDLSRTRLIGFEQRGCGRSSPSASDPNVPAEHFTTQKLVEDIEVLRKDRGIERWILNGVSWGSTLALAYAQAHPERVRGIVLFAVTTTSREEVQWITESVGRIFPEAWERLSSFARAYVPEYDSGNLSLVDAYSLLLSCPDAQLRDDASLEWALWEDTHISLGAQEVIRDPRWSDPTFRHCMTRLTTHFWAHAGFSQPPILELVDRVKHLPAIFIHGRNDVSSPASTAWNLHQRWPGSELIICEGDAHGGTSMVERWSQANTKMLDLSS
- a CDS encoding NADPH-dependent F420 reductase; the encoded protein is MNIGKIGILGAGRAGTALARAAASAGIEVNIAGSRPARHMKYHLAQYAPQAIAVEATDIARDVDLVVLMVPQEDLDEVDIDSVDGVLLIDATNRWEDEPLPNWLENALEKGLSSSEAIAEHFNGSRVAKALNHISHWDLDADRASKSASQRALAFATNHHDDAELVASLIQRIGFAPVMLPDLAAGRALEPNGDIFNEILGAEELARRAAEENARQEPSKPRLH